A stretch of the Archangium violaceum genome encodes the following:
- a CDS encoding molybdopterin-dependent oxidoreductase → MCRFCGSGCETRVGLRYGKVVKVEGLQEGWNRGRLCIKGLLNREILYVSDRAHYPMVRKNGQLVRVSWDEALDAAAAGFREAIAQGGPDAVAFYGSGQLFTQESYTANKVVQGRHRDEQRRWQPSPVHGLGGVRLQVRVRRG, encoded by the coding sequence GTGTGCCGCTTCTGCGGCTCGGGCTGCGAGACGCGGGTGGGCCTGCGCTACGGGAAGGTGGTGAAGGTCGAGGGCCTGCAGGAAGGGTGGAACCGGGGTCGGCTGTGCATCAAGGGCCTGCTCAACCGGGAGATTCTCTACGTCTCGGACCGGGCGCACTACCCCATGGTGCGCAAGAACGGACAGCTCGTGCGCGTCTCCTGGGACGAGGCGCTCGACGCGGCGGCCGCTGGCTTCCGTGAGGCCATCGCCCAGGGCGGGCCGGACGCGGTGGCCTTCTACGGCTCGGGACAGCTCTTCACCCAGGAGAGCTACACCGCCAACAAAGTTGTTCAAGGGCGGCATCGGGACGAACAACGTCGATGGCAACCCTCGCCTGTGCATGGCCTCGGCGGCGTTCGGCTCCAAGTCCGTGTTCGGCGCGGATGA
- a CDS encoding CHAT domain-containing protein, with protein MTKFAHELLLEFVRTEDAGDSFAFRTGRQEYVLRGTGGGAESVELTWSQALLGDLAALHQPDCDPAVTQRVGRTLRDFLGSEGWARQEARLLEAVSGGRPVVVTLRSAAAELYALPWELLCLDSSGQHLGELPSVLVRYEWPETVTAAESPSPRPEGGRVLFAWSSAGGPVPRAEHLRAIEEGARAGHYPFDTRRDVLGHASYGRLEDTLEAARAPGGTPISVLHLLGHGGAAGQTCGLLLDGESAGESTVVDAGRLRQLLTPYAGMVRLVVIAACNGGDIGVLGNQLGSVAQALHQIGIGAVIASRFPLSIPGSNRFSETFYRELFGGPSSVESAFLAARRQLARDTGRLDWASLQLYAREADGHDNRPLVLRPYRGLLAFQPEHSRFFFGRDAEINEIINDLGALARAGAPRFLVVAGSSGTGKSSVVLAGAVPRMLQAPGSTWVFARMRPGAEPLAALEAALATRTDASRPLLLVVDQLEELFTQTESAEERDTFVRWLWALAGQGDSGVSVLVTLRVDFIGRCGEFTLDDKGLRLDKVSYDEAHRVFVAQMTPAQLEEAIREPAGLVGLSLEAGLARRMLKDVEGEPGALPLLQDTLDMLWQRREGRKLTQAAYDAVGGVCGALGLRADARMAELDEAGRMMARRLFLRLVNVHSDTTMDTRRRALLAEVRPREPQEGARFERILGRFVDERLLVRTGDGRTTTVEVAHEALIRNWRRLRGWVEEERGRLLARQELTSRVEEWKKHGALLNERQLGLAEDVARVFSEEPDDDTKRLLEESRADVRRKRRLKQSALGGLLAVAVVLSLLGGWGMMESRHARVQAQRARDAGRLSVALRVAHEPEIAISLLREVEEEDSRELLLRGWVGAAPHFASSPVFRCRTPVELTDRSEPVRSASFSADGKRIIAHARDGTVREWNPDGTPAGTPLEEHGGGIAPAGASPDGARIVTVQDGTARVRKADGTLLRTLERQHDWRFLSATFNADGTHILTTSSDRAARVWTADGSLVTALPGNREGITAVAMSADGERVITALADGTATLWGLTGSGTGTLVAMLSGHLGAIHSASFSPDGSHVVTTSADGSARVWAADGALLAELKGHPDGASSAGFSPDGTRIVTVAGDGSARLWTSDASLVTERRRDGGRGMVFQGSRYRVTTSGDSKARVWGEDGALIAELPHGEQLVTSAAFSAEGTRVVTVSGSRPGGRDSVQVWRLDSKSRIASFQGRGEVLSAMFCPEGLRIVTSLDESTVGVWTADGSLVTRLPGHSRAVTLATLSPDCQRIITASDEGSAWVWKADGTRVARIDPHGVRMLSAAFSADGEYLVTGSENEAARLWASDGTLVAVLGGHRGPVRSVAFSPDGARVITASDDSLSRVWTIHPEAVRRALWLSTRYCLSPKERMNLLGAQEPGAQTGYENCMDMVHCLGREEPARQDRYPGCLDEYRRRAKARLYRASPEE; from the coding sequence ATGACGAAGTTCGCCCATGAGTTGCTGCTCGAGTTCGTGCGTACGGAGGACGCGGGTGACTCCTTCGCCTTCCGCACGGGGAGGCAGGAGTATGTCCTGCGCGGTACGGGCGGAGGCGCCGAGAGTGTCGAGCTGACGTGGAGCCAGGCGCTGCTCGGCGATCTGGCGGCGCTTCACCAGCCGGACTGTGACCCCGCGGTCACCCAGCGCGTGGGCAGGACGCTGCGCGACTTCCTCGGTTCGGAAGGTTGGGCGAGGCAGGAGGCGCGGCTCCTCGAGGCGGTGTCGGGTGGGCGGCCAGTGGTGGTGACCCTTCGCTCGGCCGCCGCGGAGCTGTACGCACTGCCCTGGGAGCTGCTCTGCCTGGACTCCAGCGGGCAGCATCTGGGCGAGCTGCCTTCCGTGCTGGTGCGCTACGAGTGGCCGGAGACGGTGACGGCCGCCGAGTCGCCCTCGCCACGTCCCGAGGGAGGGCGCGTCCTCTTCGCGTGGTCGTCCGCCGGAGGCCCCGTGCCTCGCGCCGAGCACCTGCGCGCCATCGAGGAGGGCGCGAGGGCGGGCCATTACCCCTTCGACACCCGGCGTGACGTCCTCGGGCACGCCAGCTACGGACGGCTGGAAGACACCCTGGAGGCGGCCAGGGCTCCCGGGGGCACGCCCATCTCCGTGCTTCACCTGCTGGGTCATGGCGGGGCGGCGGGGCAGACGTGTGGCCTGCTGCTGGACGGCGAATCCGCGGGAGAGTCCACCGTCGTCGACGCCGGCCGCCTTCGCCAGCTCCTCACGCCCTACGCGGGCATGGTACGGCTGGTGGTCATCGCCGCGTGCAACGGCGGCGACATCGGCGTTCTGGGCAACCAGCTCGGGAGTGTGGCCCAGGCGCTCCACCAGATTGGGATTGGCGCGGTCATCGCCTCGCGTTTCCCCTTGTCCATTCCCGGCTCCAATCGCTTTTCGGAAACCTTCTACCGCGAGCTGTTCGGCGGCCCTTCTTCCGTGGAGAGCGCCTTTCTGGCCGCGCGCAGGCAGCTCGCGCGGGACACCGGCCGGCTGGATTGGGCGAGTCTGCAGCTCTACGCGCGCGAAGCCGATGGCCATGACAACCGCCCCCTCGTGCTGCGCCCCTACCGCGGACTGCTCGCGTTCCAGCCCGAGCACAGCCGCTTCTTCTTCGGCCGCGACGCCGAAATCAACGAGATCATCAACGACCTGGGCGCACTCGCCAGAGCCGGAGCGCCACGCTTCCTCGTGGTGGCCGGTTCGTCGGGCACGGGCAAGTCCTCGGTGGTGCTCGCGGGCGCGGTACCTCGCATGCTCCAGGCTCCCGGGTCCACGTGGGTATTCGCTCGGATGCGCCCCGGCGCGGAGCCGCTGGCCGCGCTGGAGGCCGCCCTGGCGACGCGCACGGACGCGAGCCGGCCCCTGCTGCTCGTGGTGGACCAGCTCGAGGAGCTCTTCACCCAGACGGAGTCGGCGGAGGAGCGCGACACGTTCGTCCGCTGGCTCTGGGCGTTGGCGGGCCAGGGCGATTCCGGAGTGTCGGTGCTCGTCACCCTGCGCGTGGACTTCATCGGACGCTGCGGCGAGTTCACGCTCGATGACAAGGGGCTGCGGCTCGACAAGGTTTCGTATGATGAGGCGCACCGGGTCTTCGTGGCGCAGATGACACCGGCGCAGCTCGAGGAGGCGATCCGCGAGCCCGCCGGGCTGGTGGGGCTCTCGCTGGAAGCGGGCCTCGCGCGCCGGATGCTGAAGGACGTCGAGGGCGAGCCGGGCGCGCTTCCCCTGCTCCAGGACACGCTGGACATGCTCTGGCAGCGGCGCGAGGGGCGGAAGCTCACCCAGGCGGCCTACGACGCGGTCGGGGGCGTCTGCGGTGCGCTCGGCCTCCGTGCCGACGCGCGGATGGCCGAGCTCGATGAAGCAGGGCGGATGATGGCACGCCGCCTCTTTCTCCGGCTGGTGAACGTCCACTCCGATACGACGATGGATACACGGCGGCGGGCGCTCCTGGCGGAGGTCCGGCCGCGAGAGCCGCAAGAGGGGGCTCGTTTCGAGCGGATTCTTGGCCGGTTCGTCGATGAGCGGCTGTTGGTGCGCACGGGCGATGGAAGGACGACGACCGTGGAGGTTGCCCATGAAGCACTCATCCGCAATTGGCGGAGGCTGCGTGGGTGGGTGGAGGAGGAACGTGGAAGGCTCCTGGCACGTCAGGAGCTCACGAGCAGGGTCGAGGAGTGGAAGAAGCATGGCGCGCTGCTCAATGAGCGGCAGCTCGGCCTGGCGGAAGACGTCGCACGGGTCTTCTCGGAGGAGCCAGACGACGACACGAAGAGGCTGCTCGAGGAGAGCCGGGCGGATGTCCGGAGGAAGCGGCGGCTCAAGCAATCGGCCCTGGGGGGGCTCCTGGCGGTGGCGGTGGTGCTCTCGCTGCTCGGGGGGTGGGGCATGATGGAGTCGAGGCATGCCAGGGTGCAGGCACAACGGGCCCGTGATGCCGGCCGGCTCTCCGTCGCCCTGCGAGTGGCTCACGAGCCGGAGATCGCGATCTCGCTCCTGCGAGAGGTCGAGGAAGAGGACTCCAGGGAGTTGCTGCTTCGCGGCTGGGTCGGGGCCGCGCCGCACTTCGCGTCTTCCCCGGTGTTCCGTTGCCGGACCCCGGTCGAGTTGACGGACCGTTCGGAGCCGGTTCGTTCCGCCTCGTTCAGTGCCGATGGGAAACGAATCATCGCCCACGCGCGCGATGGGACCGTGCGGGAGTGGAATCCAGACGGAACCCCCGCTGGCACCCCACTCGAGGAGCACGGAGGGGGAATCGCTCCGGCCGGCGCGAGCCCCGATGGAGCGCGTATCGTCACGGTCCAGGACGGAACGGCGCGAGTGCGGAAGGCGGACGGCACCCTCCTCAGGACGCTCGAGCGCCAGCACGACTGGCGGTTCCTCTCGGCCACGTTCAATGCGGACGGTACGCACATCCTCACGACCTCGAGCGACCGCGCCGCGCGGGTATGGACGGCCGATGGCTCCCTCGTCACCGCGCTCCCGGGAAACAGGGAAGGGATTACCGCCGTTGCGATGAGCGCCGACGGCGAGCGCGTCATCACCGCCCTGGCGGATGGAACCGCGACGCTCTGGGGACTGACGGGTTCCGGGACCGGTACCCTGGTGGCCATGCTCAGCGGTCATCTCGGGGCGATCCACTCCGCGTCGTTCAGCCCCGATGGCAGCCACGTGGTCACCACCTCGGCCGATGGGAGCGCGCGCGTGTGGGCGGCGGACGGCGCCCTGCTCGCCGAGCTCAAGGGCCACCCGGACGGCGCCAGCTCCGCCGGGTTCAGCCCGGATGGGACGCGCATCGTCACCGTCGCGGGTGATGGGAGCGCACGGCTGTGGACGTCGGATGCCTCTCTCGTTACCGAGAGAAGGAGGGACGGTGGGCGCGGGATGGTGTTTCAGGGAAGCAGGTACAGGGTCACCACCTCGGGTGACAGCAAGGCACGGGTATGGGGAGAGGACGGCGCCCTCATCGCGGAGCTCCCGCATGGTGAGCAACTGGTCACGTCCGCCGCGTTCAGTGCAGAGGGGACCCGGGTGGTCACGGTTTCGGGTTCCAGACCCGGGGGACGTGACAGCGTTCAGGTCTGGAGGCTCGACAGCAAGAGCCGCATCGCTTCGTTCCAGGGCCGTGGCGAGGTCCTGTCCGCCATGTTCTGCCCCGAAGGACTGCGCATCGTCACGTCCCTGGATGAGAGCACCGTGGGGGTCTGGACGGCTGACGGCTCCCTTGTCACCCGACTTCCTGGTCATTCGAGAGCGGTCACCCTGGCCACGCTCAGCCCGGATTGCCAACGCATCATCACGGCCTCGGACGAGGGGAGCGCATGGGTGTGGAAGGCCGATGGTACCCGCGTCGCCCGCATCGACCCTCATGGAGTCAGGATGCTCTCGGCGGCGTTCAGCGCGGACGGCGAGTACCTGGTGACGGGCTCGGAGAACGAGGCGGCGCGGCTCTGGGCGTCCGATGGCACGCTCGTGGCGGTGCTCGGCGGTCACCGCGGGCCGGTGCGCTCCGTCGCGTTCAGCCCGGACGGCGCCCGGGTCATCACCGCTTCGGATGACTCTCTTTCACGCGTGTGGACCATCCATCCGGAAGCGGTTCGTCGTGCGCTCTGGCTCTCGACGCGCTACTGCCTCAGCCCGAAAGAACGGATGAACCTCCTGGGCGCGCAGGAGCCAGGAGCCCAGACCGGCTACGAGAATTGTATGGACATGGTCCACTGCCTGGGCCGCGAGGAGCCTGCCCGGCAGGACCGGTACCCGGGCTGTCTCGACGAGTACCGGCGTAGAGCGAAGGCCCGGTTGTATAGGGCGTCTCCCGAGGAGTAG
- a CDS encoding L-dopachrome tautomerase-related protein produces the protein MSISSCSPRALLLLGILSAGCATSGKTSSGTQATQQDVQEERGAAAMHERFPALEKRPSGLEVVARLEQTPGNIAITPEGRVFLSQHPFGAPKHAVVELLPGGTTRPYPTEQWASAPGADGTGLQTVIGVESDKNGVLWILDNGKGGGEGAKLVGWDTRGEKLVKTIPLPQPVAAPNSFLQDLVVDADRGVAVLSDMGRGDLVGESMPALVVVDLRTGQGRRVLQGHPSLQPEDVSLSVEGRKITVPGKQGGAVEPRLGLNPIALDPQSEWLYFGSMSGQTVWRVPMKDVIDPNQSPEELGKKVERYGKKAVSDGMSVDSAGNLYITDLGAMAIGVTKPDGSYEPYVRDELLQWPDGLSYGPDGYFYVTVNQLHRHAVLNLGKAGTQPPFLVVRFKPLAPSAVGR, from the coding sequence ATGTCGATTTCATCGTGCTCACCCCGGGCGCTGTTGCTCCTGGGCATCCTCTCCGCGGGCTGCGCCACGAGCGGCAAGACGTCGTCCGGCACGCAGGCGACACAGCAGGACGTCCAGGAGGAGCGTGGAGCGGCGGCCATGCACGAGCGCTTCCCCGCGCTGGAGAAGCGCCCCTCGGGGCTGGAGGTGGTCGCCCGCCTCGAGCAGACGCCGGGCAATATCGCCATCACCCCCGAGGGCCGCGTCTTCCTCAGCCAGCACCCCTTCGGCGCGCCGAAGCACGCGGTGGTGGAGTTGCTGCCGGGTGGCACCACGCGCCCCTATCCCACCGAGCAGTGGGCCAGCGCTCCTGGCGCGGACGGCACGGGGCTCCAGACGGTTATTGGCGTCGAGTCGGACAAGAACGGGGTGCTGTGGATCCTCGACAACGGCAAGGGCGGTGGCGAGGGCGCGAAGCTGGTGGGCTGGGACACGCGCGGCGAGAAGCTCGTGAAGACGATTCCGCTGCCCCAGCCCGTGGCGGCCCCCAACTCGTTCCTGCAGGACCTGGTGGTGGACGCGGACCGGGGCGTGGCGGTGCTCTCGGACATGGGCCGGGGTGACCTGGTCGGCGAGAGCATGCCCGCGCTGGTGGTGGTGGACCTGCGGACGGGCCAGGGCCGGCGCGTGCTCCAGGGCCACCCGAGCCTCCAGCCCGAGGATGTCTCGCTCTCGGTCGAGGGCCGGAAGATCACCGTGCCCGGCAAGCAGGGCGGCGCGGTGGAGCCGCGGCTGGGGCTCAATCCCATCGCGCTCGACCCCCAGAGCGAGTGGCTCTACTTCGGCTCCATGAGCGGCCAGACGGTGTGGCGCGTGCCGATGAAGGACGTCATCGACCCGAACCAGTCCCCGGAGGAGCTGGGCAAGAAGGTGGAGCGGTACGGGAAGAAGGCGGTGAGTGATGGCATGAGCGTCGACTCGGCGGGGAACCTGTACATCACCGACCTGGGCGCCATGGCCATCGGCGTGACGAAGCCGGACGGGAGCTATGAGCCGTACGTGCGGGATGAGCTGCTGCAGTGGCCGGACGGACTGAGCTACGGGCCGGACGGGTACTTCTACGTCACGGTGAACCAGCTGCACCGGCACGCGGTGCTCAATCTGGGCAAGGCAGGCACCCAGCCGCCGTTCCTCGTGGTGCGCTTCAAGCCGTTGGCCCCGAGCGCCGTGGGCCGCTGA
- a CDS encoding lipoxygenase family protein — MSDPVQNTPPASTEAHDSPHSFLFGASSAPADPKLLYQYNYKKLAPLAMIDTPPKEEKPSFKWLMQCVHLSLDSVRNRMHWDDALSFSDDDTARLDLSDLGHGTVSLDDLQLDKVRPHEAVEVAPDNLEQMSPEQLSAALPNGAEEPLSFGGDDSSPGGLALVKTLAVIGQELLKKGITDPLGILAFVLKRTNAQKSGRPKSLDDFARLFATFKRPWFADRFDSDEVFAYLRVAGFNPLVLQRVTAPGANFPVTDEQFHVAMADTRDSLAQAGAEGRLFLCDYKALAGVKNGNFPAGPKYCFAPLALFALPREGAGPRRLQPVAIQCGQDPRNHPVFTPADGEAWKRAKLVVTVADFNHHETISHLARTHLLVGPIVMATRRCIPDTHPVSTLLRPHFEGTLSINDKAQATLVAPGHEVDKSLGGTIWASRKLSAEGLLARPFNALFLPTDLEARGVTSPTLDYPYRDDALELWRAIEEWVTTYVKLYYGSDEQVRADAALQAWAAEIVSQEGGRIPGFGDAGDGRIQSLDYLCRALTMIVFTASAQHAAVNAPQSELLTYAPATPPASYRAAPLSEEDANNNDYLDYFPPLEMAVLQMEFMNLLGGVIYTRLGRYEKDCFQDKRVREPLTRFQKKLDDIEALITERNHTRYGPYPFLLPSRVPQSINI, encoded by the coding sequence ATGTCCGATCCCGTCCAGAACACGCCCCCTGCCTCCACCGAGGCGCATGACAGTCCCCATTCGTTCCTCTTTGGCGCCTCCTCGGCTCCCGCGGACCCGAAGCTGTTGTACCAATACAACTACAAGAAGCTCGCGCCCCTCGCGATGATCGACACCCCGCCGAAGGAGGAGAAGCCGAGCTTCAAGTGGCTCATGCAGTGCGTCCATCTCAGCCTCGACTCCGTGCGCAATCGCATGCATTGGGATGACGCGCTCTCCTTCTCCGATGATGACACCGCCCGGCTGGACCTCAGCGATCTGGGCCACGGCACCGTGAGCCTCGACGACCTCCAGCTCGACAAGGTGAGGCCGCACGAGGCGGTCGAAGTGGCTCCGGACAACCTCGAGCAGATGTCCCCGGAGCAGCTCTCGGCGGCGCTCCCCAACGGGGCGGAGGAACCGCTGTCCTTCGGCGGCGATGACTCCAGCCCGGGGGGGCTCGCCCTCGTCAAGACGCTGGCGGTCATCGGCCAGGAGCTCCTCAAGAAGGGCATCACGGATCCGCTCGGTATCCTCGCGTTCGTGCTCAAGCGGACGAACGCGCAGAAGAGCGGGCGTCCCAAGTCCCTCGACGACTTCGCGCGCCTGTTCGCCACGTTCAAGCGGCCGTGGTTCGCCGACCGTTTCGATTCCGACGAGGTCTTCGCCTACCTGCGCGTGGCGGGCTTCAATCCGCTGGTGCTCCAGCGGGTGACGGCGCCGGGAGCGAACTTCCCGGTCACCGACGAGCAGTTCCACGTCGCCATGGCCGACACGCGGGACTCGCTGGCCCAGGCGGGGGCCGAGGGCCGGCTCTTCCTGTGTGACTACAAGGCCCTGGCGGGCGTGAAGAATGGCAACTTCCCCGCGGGTCCCAAGTACTGCTTCGCCCCGCTCGCCCTGTTCGCGCTGCCTCGGGAGGGCGCGGGGCCGCGCCGGCTGCAACCGGTGGCCATCCAGTGCGGACAGGACCCGCGCAACCACCCGGTCTTCACGCCGGCCGACGGCGAGGCCTGGAAGCGGGCGAAGCTCGTGGTCACCGTCGCCGACTTCAACCACCACGAGACCATCTCCCACCTGGCGCGCACGCACCTGCTGGTGGGCCCCATCGTCATGGCCACGCGCCGGTGCATTCCGGACACGCACCCGGTGAGCACGCTGCTGCGGCCGCACTTCGAGGGCACGCTCAGCATCAACGACAAGGCCCAGGCCACGCTGGTGGCGCCTGGCCATGAGGTGGACAAGTCGCTCGGGGGCACCATCTGGGCGAGCCGGAAGCTCTCCGCGGAGGGGCTGCTGGCCAGGCCCTTCAACGCGCTCTTCCTGCCCACCGACCTCGAGGCGCGCGGCGTCACCAGCCCCACGCTCGACTACCCGTACCGCGACGACGCCCTGGAGCTCTGGCGCGCCATCGAGGAGTGGGTGACCACCTACGTCAAGCTCTACTACGGCTCCGACGAGCAGGTGCGGGCGGACGCGGCGCTCCAGGCGTGGGCGGCGGAGATCGTCTCGCAGGAGGGCGGGCGCATCCCCGGCTTCGGTGACGCGGGGGACGGGCGCATCCAGAGCCTCGACTACCTGTGCCGGGCGCTCACGATGATTGTCTTCACCGCCAGCGCGCAGCACGCCGCCGTCAATGCCCCGCAGTCGGAGTTGCTGACGTACGCGCCGGCCACGCCCCCCGCCTCCTACCGCGCGGCCCCCCTCTCCGAGGAGGATGCCAACAACAATGACTACCTCGACTACTTCCCGCCGCTCGAGATGGCCGTGCTCCAGATGGAGTTCATGAACCTGCTGGGCGGCGTCATCTACACCCGGCTGGGTCGCTACGAGAAGGACTGCTTCCAGGACAAGCGGGTGCGCGAGCCGCTCACGCGCTTCCAGAAGAAGCTCGACGACATCGAGGCGCTCATCACCGAGCGAAACCACACCCGCTACGGCCCCTATCCCTTCCTCCTGCCGAGCCGGGTTCCCCAGAGCATCAACATCTGA
- a CDS encoding helix-turn-helix domain-containing protein — MDLELLLTHADDRRPTLAEGLPLDSTLNQARPAASQMPTHLWDSGGDPNDLSRQRWGVVAPEGPAGDRLLTLIEPLRKLRQEEQGASVRLYRAPPGLDAPAAVHWKKHVLHDEAVPEVEQPRYLLMLGDLDQLSLELQQVLGSDGFVGRLAFSRDADYAAYVEKVLRWRRSPSPAQARALFYTAHDGTRATSLGYQALISPSLQSCRERQSRGEFLARDILEVGDRDDMSVHGLLEQAAAPKPSVLFSLSHGLGAPRQGWRSVEEQHALQGSMSLGRGEQLDAAVLGSRPFLPGGLWFYLACFGAGTPSRSAFHTWLSQLRDAGQFSGRLEGLLASLPREGERPFVAALPKAVLANPQGPLAVIGHMDLAWSYSFQEQGSVARSRPSRFQGLLHSMVAGRRAGVGLDALWRFFRDANNELTTLYEQQEEAQRGGRPNPVDLAQRAHLWMLRQDLAGYVLLGDPAVQLPVPSAQPRAEVKAASAQALAAMVLGMQVTASESLPSTDVMAEAVRALLAGAESPRDIAKRAGVSLKELRNWEQVYTEAGRAALEQLRETSS, encoded by the coding sequence ATGGACCTCGAGCTGCTGCTGACGCACGCGGACGACCGCCGCCCCACCCTGGCCGAGGGGCTCCCGCTCGACTCGACACTGAATCAGGCCCGGCCCGCGGCCAGCCAGATGCCGACGCATCTCTGGGACTCGGGCGGTGACCCCAACGACCTGTCCAGGCAACGCTGGGGGGTGGTGGCTCCGGAGGGACCGGCCGGGGACCGGCTCCTGACGCTCATCGAGCCCCTGCGCAAGCTGCGTCAGGAGGAGCAGGGGGCGTCCGTGCGCCTCTACCGGGCGCCGCCCGGGTTGGACGCGCCCGCGGCGGTCCACTGGAAGAAGCACGTACTCCACGACGAAGCGGTACCGGAGGTGGAGCAGCCCCGCTACCTGCTCATGCTCGGCGACCTGGATCAGCTCTCGCTCGAGCTGCAGCAGGTGCTGGGCAGTGACGGCTTCGTCGGGCGGCTCGCGTTCTCACGGGACGCGGACTACGCGGCCTATGTGGAGAAGGTGCTGCGCTGGCGGAGGAGCCCCTCGCCCGCCCAGGCGCGCGCCCTCTTCTACACGGCGCATGATGGGACCCGGGCGACGAGCCTCGGCTACCAGGCGCTCATCTCGCCCAGCCTCCAGAGCTGCCGGGAGCGCCAGTCGAGGGGGGAGTTCCTGGCACGGGACATCCTGGAGGTCGGGGACCGGGATGACATGTCCGTGCACGGGCTGCTGGAGCAGGCGGCCGCGCCGAAGCCGAGCGTGCTGTTCTCCTTGAGCCATGGGCTGGGTGCGCCGCGCCAGGGCTGGCGTTCGGTGGAGGAGCAACACGCGCTGCAGGGCTCGATGAGCCTGGGCCGCGGGGAGCAACTGGACGCCGCGGTGCTGGGGAGCCGGCCCTTCCTCCCGGGAGGCCTCTGGTTCTACCTGGCCTGTTTCGGGGCGGGGACGCCCTCGCGGAGCGCCTTCCACACGTGGCTGTCCCAGCTGCGTGACGCCGGCCAGTTCTCGGGTCGGCTGGAGGGGTTGCTCGCGTCGCTGCCCCGCGAGGGCGAGCGGCCCTTCGTCGCCGCACTGCCCAAGGCGGTGCTCGCCAACCCCCAGGGGCCATTGGCGGTCATCGGCCACATGGACCTGGCCTGGTCGTACAGCTTCCAGGAGCAGGGCTCGGTGGCCAGGAGCCGTCCCTCCCGTTTCCAGGGCCTGCTGCATTCGATGGTGGCCGGGCGCCGCGCCGGCGTGGGCCTGGACGCGCTGTGGCGCTTCTTCCGGGACGCGAACAACGAGCTCACCACGCTCTACGAGCAGCAGGAGGAGGCTCAGCGCGGGGGACGTCCCAACCCGGTGGACCTCGCTCAGAGAGCGCACCTGTGGATGCTGCGCCAGGACCTGGCCGGCTACGTCCTGCTTGGGGACCCCGCGGTGCAACTACCGGTTCCCTCCGCGCAACCGCGGGCGGAGGTGAAGGCCGCATCGGCCCAGGCCCTCGCCGCGATGGTGCTCGGCATGCAGGTGACCGCCTCGGAATCTCTTCCCAGCACGGACGTGATGGCCGAGGCCGTGCGCGCGCTTCTCGCTGGTGCGGAGAGCCCCAGGGACATCGCGAAGCGGGCGGGCGTCTCCCTCAAGGAGCTGCGCAACTGGGAGCAGGTCTACACGGAAGCCGGGCGGGCCGCGTTGGAGCAGCTCCGCGAAACATCCTCCTGA